From Rudanella lutea DSM 19387, a single genomic window includes:
- a CDS encoding MFS transporter, which produces MEVSPTLLIDQRPISRLQYATVWICFLMNMLDGMDVMVISYAAPAIAKSWNVRPEALGAVFSSGLFGMTAGALFMAPYADKIGRKAMIMLSALIMGVSIYLTALSTGIGHLIIYRFISGLGIGCMLASTAALASEYTPHKTRDFWVSFVIAGYPVGAVLSGLVAARVIPDLGWQSIFEIAGVATFVTLPLIGLFLTESLEFYLKSQPAGALEKANSILTRMGQPTYSQLPAKPARQAVIPVKSLLANDYKVPTIQLWSALFLAFATLYFLTSWIPKLATNAGLSMKLAIYAGTVFNVGAFFGITIQGYFSSRFGLKRTIGLYLIMTGVVMIAFRFFMGSDTLLLVFGLLGFGIQGGFVGLYAVAARMYPTEFRTTGVGWAIGMGRLGGIIGPAVGGILIGMGLSMVTNFLIYAVPTIFAGIMTLYISSKKVS; this is translated from the coding sequence ATGGAAGTAAGTCCTACCCTGCTGATTGATCAGCGCCCGATTTCGCGGCTTCAGTACGCCACCGTCTGGATCTGTTTTCTGATGAACATGCTCGATGGCATGGATGTCATGGTGATTTCGTACGCGGCCCCGGCCATTGCCAAAAGCTGGAACGTGCGCCCCGAAGCCCTCGGGGCGGTGTTCAGTTCAGGCCTGTTCGGGATGACCGCCGGGGCCTTATTTATGGCCCCTTACGCCGACAAAATTGGCCGCAAAGCCATGATTATGCTTAGTGCGCTGATCATGGGAGTTAGTATCTACCTCACGGCCCTGTCGACGGGTATCGGCCACCTGATTATCTACCGGTTTATCAGCGGGTTGGGTATTGGTTGCATGCTGGCGAGTACGGCCGCGCTGGCGTCGGAGTACACCCCTCACAAAACGCGCGATTTCTGGGTGAGCTTCGTCATTGCGGGCTACCCGGTGGGAGCGGTTCTGTCGGGGTTGGTAGCGGCCCGCGTCATTCCCGATCTGGGCTGGCAGAGCATTTTTGAAATTGCGGGTGTGGCTACGTTTGTAACCCTGCCCCTGATCGGGCTTTTCCTGACCGAATCGCTCGAATTTTACCTCAAATCGCAACCGGCAGGGGCACTGGAAAAGGCCAATTCCATTCTGACCCGGATGGGGCAACCTACGTACAGCCAATTACCGGCCAAACCCGCCCGGCAGGCTGTGATCCCGGTAAAGTCGCTGCTGGCCAACGACTACAAGGTTCCGACGATTCAGCTTTGGTCGGCCCTGTTTCTGGCCTTTGCTACCCTGTATTTTCTGACGAGCTGGATCCCCAAACTCGCGACCAATGCGGGCCTCTCGATGAAACTGGCCATTTATGCGGGCACGGTGTTCAACGTAGGCGCGTTTTTCGGGATTACGATTCAGGGGTATTTTTCGAGCCGGTTTGGCCTGAAACGCACCATTGGGCTTTACCTGATTATGACCGGGGTGGTGATGATTGCCTTCCGGTTTTTTATGGGTTCAGATACTCTGCTGCTGGTGTTTGGCCTGCTGGGCTTCGGGATTCAGGGCGGCTTTGTGGGGCTTTATGCCGTGGCGGCCCGTATGTACCCAACCGAGTTTCGGACTACGGGCGTGGGCTGGGCCATCGGCATGGGCCGACTGGGGGGAATCATTGGCCCGGCAGTGGGTGGTATTCTGATCGGGATGGGGCTTTCAATGGTCACCAACTTCCTCATTTACGCCGTCCCGACCATTTTTGCGGGCATTATGACCCTGTATATTTCCTCGAAAAAGGTCAGTTAA
- a CDS encoding type II toxin-antitoxin system VapC family toxin produces MDTNSLIYFFNGNEKVVEAIEDKVLYISAITKIELLSFPRLDEESEQQIRYFIDDENCRLNELIPAIKTQTIQLRKTHRIKLPDAVIAATALFLGIPLLTFDTDFAKISGLDLILLEH; encoded by the coding sequence ATGGATACGAACTCGCTGATTTATTTCTTTAATGGAAACGAAAAAGTAGTCGAGGCCATTGAGGATAAAGTCTTATACATTTCTGCTATTACTAAAATTGAGTTGCTCAGTTTTCCTCGTCTTGACGAAGAAAGTGAACAACAAATTCGGTATTTCATTGATGATGAAAACTGTCGACTCAATGAACTAATTCCTGCTATTAAGACGCAAACTATTCAACTTCGCAAAACACATCGCATTAAGCTCCCGGACGCTGTAATTGCTGCTACAGCACTGTTTTTAGGGATTCCGCTGCTCACATTTGATACAGACTTTGCTAAAATAAGCGGGTTAGATCTCATCTTACTGGAGCATTGA
- a CDS encoding acyl-CoA synthetase — translation MQGLFTNAYRNPAATAIVADGNTYTYGQLLDASADIAAQLLDGTDDLAEARVAFMITPGFDYVRVQWGVWRAGGVAVPLALSYPLPSLRYVIEDTGAQIVVADRAHSQILAPLSAEKGFRLIILGDNEAVLKPVTLPTLTPERRAMILYTSGTTNLPKGVVTTHANLETQISTLVDAWQWSSADYTLCVLPLHHVHGIVNVVSCALWSGATVQFMPQFSAEAVFDTFAEGRVNVFMAVPTIYFKLISYWESQPAPRQQAISAVLARFRLMVSGSAALPVSVLEKWQGISGHTLLERYGMTEIGMGISNPYAGERRVGCIGKPLPGVDVRLVDEANADVAAGQPGEIQIKGANVFLEYWNRPEATQSAFTPDGWFRTGDIAVVEDGYYRMLGRDSVDIIKSGGYKISALEIEEILRTHPALSDCSVVGIPNDEWGELVCAVLVLKDRSVSVADINAWLREQMPAYKIPRQYRIVDELPRNAMGKVTKNDLKPLFQTA, via the coding sequence ATGCAAGGACTTTTTACCAATGCGTACCGTAACCCGGCCGCTACGGCAATTGTCGCCGATGGCAATACCTACACCTACGGGCAGCTCCTCGATGCCTCGGCCGACATAGCCGCGCAGCTCCTCGACGGCACTGACGACCTCGCCGAAGCCCGGGTTGCTTTTATGATAACGCCCGGCTTCGACTACGTACGGGTGCAGTGGGGTGTTTGGCGGGCGGGCGGTGTTGCGGTACCCCTGGCCCTGTCGTACCCGTTGCCTTCGCTGCGCTACGTAATCGAAGACACCGGTGCCCAAATCGTGGTGGCCGACCGGGCACACAGCCAAATCCTGGCCCCTTTGTCGGCTGAGAAAGGCTTCCGGCTGATTATCCTTGGTGACAATGAAGCTGTCCTTAAACCCGTAACGCTGCCTACCCTGACACCCGAGCGCCGGGCCATGATCTTGTACACAAGTGGCACCACCAACCTGCCCAAAGGCGTGGTGACTACGCACGCCAACCTCGAAACTCAGATTTCGACCCTTGTCGACGCCTGGCAATGGTCGTCGGCCGATTATACCCTGTGCGTGCTGCCCCTGCATCATGTGCACGGCATTGTCAACGTGGTGTCGTGTGCGCTTTGGTCGGGCGCTACGGTTCAGTTTATGCCCCAATTCTCAGCCGAAGCCGTTTTTGACACCTTCGCCGAAGGGCGCGTCAACGTGTTTATGGCCGTTCCGACCATCTATTTCAAACTAATTTCGTATTGGGAAAGTCAACCCGCTCCGCGTCAGCAGGCCATTTCGGCCGTATTGGCCCGGTTTCGGTTGATGGTATCGGGCTCGGCTGCGCTGCCGGTATCGGTGCTCGAAAAATGGCAGGGCATCAGCGGGCATACGCTGCTCGAACGATACGGCATGACCGAAATAGGCATGGGAATCAGCAACCCCTACGCGGGCGAGCGTCGGGTCGGATGCATCGGCAAACCCTTACCGGGCGTGGACGTTCGGCTGGTAGATGAAGCCAACGCCGACGTTGCCGCCGGGCAACCGGGCGAAATTCAGATCAAGGGGGCCAACGTGTTTCTGGAATACTGGAACCGGCCCGAAGCTACTCAGAGCGCCTTTACCCCCGACGGCTGGTTCCGAACGGGCGACATTGCCGTGGTTGAAGACGGATACTACCGAATGCTCGGCCGCGACTCGGTCGACATCATCAAATCGGGGGGATACAAAATATCAGCTCTTGAGATTGAGGAAATTTTGCGTACTCACCCCGCCCTGAGCGATTGCAGCGTGGTTGGGATTCCGAACGACGAATGGGGCGAACTGGTATGCGCCGTGTTGGTGCTAAAGGATCGGTCTGTTTCGGTGGCCGACATTAATGCCTGGCTGCGGGAGCAGATGCCAGCCTACAAAATTCCCCGGCAGTACCGAATCGTGGATGAGCTCCCCCGTAACGCAATGGGGAAGGTGACCAAAAACGACCTCAAACCCTTGTTTCAAACTGCTTAA
- the madL gene encoding malonate transporter subunit MadL: MVIYGVAVLAFCYVMGQLAGEFLGQLIGVDANVGGVGFAMLLLILFNDWFTKKGYTDRLTEGGIQFWSQMYIPIVVAMSATQNVKVAVSSGLIAVLAGVVPVLLCGAVIPLLAKLTTPKTTEQHGPYHPVS, encoded by the coding sequence ATGGTCATTTACGGTGTTGCTGTACTGGCATTTTGCTACGTGATGGGGCAACTGGCAGGCGAATTTCTGGGCCAACTCATCGGCGTTGATGCCAATGTGGGCGGGGTTGGCTTTGCCATGCTCCTGCTGATTCTGTTCAACGACTGGTTCACCAAAAAAGGCTACACCGACCGCCTGACCGAGGGGGGCATTCAGTTCTGGAGCCAGATGTACATTCCGATTGTGGTGGCGATGTCGGCCACCCAAAATGTGAAGGTGGCCGTTTCGAGCGGTCTGATTGCGGTTCTGGCGGGCGTTGTTCCAGTACTCCTGTGCGGGGCCGTGATCCCGCTGCTTGCAAAACTCACTACGCCCAAAACCACCGAACAACATGGACCTTATCACCCGGTTTCTTGA
- the madM gene encoding malonate transporter subunit MadM — MDLITRFLEKNGLIVAFLLVGLLMYLSEVLSRRLTNRKIPGSAIAIVAGLALAYWGGLRSGGEKGVADLKVFSGFGLMGGAMFRDFAIVSTAMGASFTVMRQTGWVGALSLFLGIVLSFVSGVAVGLLWGYTDAVSLTTIGAGACTYIVGPVTGAAIGASSDVMALSIAAGVVKAVVVTIGTPLMARNIGLNNPHTAMIFGGLMGTTSGVSAGLAATDPKLVPYGALTATFYTGLGCLSCPSVLYLLMRLVFGG; from the coding sequence ATGGACCTTATCACCCGGTTTCTTGAAAAAAATGGGCTGATTGTGGCGTTTCTGCTCGTCGGTCTGCTCATGTACCTGTCTGAGGTGCTCTCCCGCCGACTTACCAACCGTAAGATACCCGGCTCGGCCATTGCGATTGTGGCCGGGCTCGCTCTCGCCTACTGGGGCGGGTTACGCTCCGGTGGCGAAAAAGGGGTAGCCGACCTGAAGGTCTTTTCGGGATTCGGGCTCATGGGCGGAGCTATGTTTCGCGACTTTGCCATTGTGTCCACGGCCATGGGGGCTAGTTTTACGGTTATGCGCCAAACCGGCTGGGTGGGTGCGTTATCGTTGTTTCTGGGTATTGTCCTTTCATTTGTAAGTGGCGTAGCGGTGGGGTTGCTATGGGGATACACCGACGCCGTTAGCCTGACGACCATTGGAGCCGGCGCCTGTACGTACATTGTGGGGCCGGTCACGGGCGCTGCTATCGGTGCCAGCTCCGACGTGATGGCCCTGAGCATTGCGGCCGGTGTGGTAAAAGCCGTGGTAGTCACCATTGGCACTCCGCTGATGGCCCGCAATATCGGGCTGAACAATCCGCACACGGCCATGATTTTTGGCGGGCTGATGGGAACCACCAGCGGTGTCTCGGCCGGATTAGCCGCCACAGACCCCAAACTGGTGCCCTACGGCGCGCTGACAGCCACGTTCTACACCGGGCTGGGTTGCCTGTCGTGTCCCTCGGTGCTGTACCTGTTGATGCGCCTGGTGTTTGGTGGGTAA
- a CDS encoding BTAD domain-containing putative transcriptional regulator, translating to MSRFIGLFTASEETLWQGVTALLSTGQTVYITDEHTLPQVRAALSVGESESGSVEVVSSAEVYLRESVVRARPVVDALAHRLDELPARPVTVFLEMTWAVRTPSGDIYLRELQEALQQLLAERPALTVVCLYNESILLEDQLLLGLFSHPVVYAQAGVRPNPYYLPPAIIRKNDAKQRFDYWLANIDPHRAAPTPALAKDPVAEKKAYPVEKPFQKMVAQTAEGRWKIRCFGELRIHRENGELIDWNTKAGSTRKLKTIFAFLLLRGEKGATADELADLLWPDAESEQQAMNRLYHAVRYLRAVLNGSAADTRQSSFVVQQSSIYYLRLPYDSWIDLPMFQELCFKGNQHLTDGNLEPCKICYESAERLYSGDLFNDIPPKYIDNNENDWCWSKRTWYRDMYYKLLYSLARIHRQMGNLAQAIAYADKALDENPNLEEAHREKMLALAESGRTDALHRQYRIYVESRKKFNLGSPSDEIRLLYLNLSRNN from the coding sequence ATGTCGCGCTTTATCGGCTTGTTTACCGCATCGGAAGAAACCCTCTGGCAGGGCGTCACGGCCTTGCTGTCGACAGGGCAAACCGTGTACATCACCGACGAACACACCCTACCGCAGGTGCGGGCGGCCTTGTCGGTAGGCGAGTCGGAAAGTGGGTCGGTCGAGGTGGTGTCGTCGGCCGAGGTTTACCTGCGCGAGTCGGTAGTGCGGGCCCGGCCCGTGGTGGACGCCCTAGCCCACCGGCTCGACGAGCTACCCGCCCGCCCAGTGACCGTTTTTCTGGAAATGACCTGGGCCGTCCGGACGCCATCAGGCGATATTTACCTCCGCGAACTTCAGGAAGCCCTGCAACAGTTACTGGCCGAGCGGCCCGCGCTGACCGTCGTTTGCCTCTACAACGAGTCGATTCTGCTCGAAGACCAGCTGCTGCTGGGCCTGTTTTCGCACCCGGTCGTGTACGCGCAGGCGGGTGTGCGCCCCAACCCTTACTACCTGCCGCCCGCCATCATTCGAAAAAACGACGCCAAGCAGCGGTTCGATTACTGGCTGGCCAATATCGACCCGCACCGGGCTGCGCCCACGCCCGCACTCGCTAAAGACCCGGTCGCTGAGAAAAAAGCGTACCCGGTCGAGAAGCCGTTTCAGAAAATGGTGGCCCAAACCGCCGAAGGCCGCTGGAAAATCCGGTGCTTCGGCGAACTCCGCATTCACCGCGAAAACGGTGAGCTGATTGACTGGAACACCAAGGCCGGCTCCACCCGGAAGCTCAAAACCATATTCGCGTTTCTGCTGCTTCGGGGCGAAAAAGGGGCTACGGCCGACGAACTCGCCGACCTGCTCTGGCCCGATGCCGAGAGCGAACAGCAGGCCATGAACCGGCTCTATCATGCCGTGCGGTACCTCCGGGCGGTACTCAACGGCAGTGCAGCCGACACCCGGCAGTCGTCGTTTGTGGTGCAGCAAAGTTCCATTTACTACCTCCGCCTACCCTACGATAGCTGGATCGACCTACCCATGTTTCAGGAGTTGTGTTTCAAGGGCAATCAACACCTGACCGACGGCAATCTGGAACCTTGTAAAATATGCTACGAATCGGCCGAGCGGTTGTATAGCGGGGACCTGTTCAACGACATTCCGCCCAAGTACATCGACAACAACGAAAACGACTGGTGCTGGAGTAAGCGAACCTGGTACCGCGACATGTACTATAAACTGCTCTACAGCCTGGCCCGAATTCACCGCCAAATGGGCAACCTCGCGCAGGCAATTGCCTATGCCGATAAAGCGTTGGACGAAAACCCGAATCTGGAAGAGGCCCACCGCGAAAAAATGCTGGCTCTGGCCGAATCGGGCCGCACGGACGCCCTGCACCGGCAATACCGGATTTACGTCGAATCGCGCAAAAAATTCAACCTGGGGTCGCCTTCGGACGAAATTCGCTTGTTGTACCTAAATCTTTCAAGAAATAATTGA
- a CDS encoding cytochrome P450 encodes MSGCPYHQTREEFKPFDLTNPFPFYKQAREEEPVFFSEELGYYVVTRYEDIKAVFSNWKTYTSENAQSPFKPIAPKAKALMEAHGMIGLSGLSGRIPPDHTRIRRIVSMAFNVSRFKKLEPRIRELAINMIGQFQADGHAEMVRQLAYDLPAFVIFMLLGVPNEDVQQVKSWAESRLLMTWGDLTEDEQLVHAENMIKYWNYCQNLVKLRHENPTDDLPGDLVRLQAEGHEISDREIAAMCYSQLFAGHETTTSLIGNGIRELLLKRESWEAICANPALIPNAIEEVLRYSPSIVSWRRRALEDSIVGGVHIPAGSNLLLVMGSANRDEAQFEQGETFDIERTNAKEHLSFGYGIHFCLGSPLAKLESKIVLEELTRLIPNLRIKPDQAFKFAPNTSFRAPVAVEVEWT; translated from the coding sequence ATGAGCGGTTGCCCTTATCACCAGACCCGCGAGGAATTCAAGCCGTTCGACTTGACCAATCCCTTCCCGTTTTACAAGCAGGCCCGTGAAGAGGAGCCTGTTTTCTTCAGCGAAGAACTCGGCTACTACGTCGTGACCCGCTACGAAGACATCAAGGCGGTTTTCAGCAACTGGAAAACGTACACTTCCGAAAACGCACAGTCGCCGTTTAAGCCCATTGCCCCCAAAGCCAAGGCACTCATGGAAGCCCACGGCATGATTGGGCTGTCGGGATTGTCGGGGCGTATTCCACCCGATCATACCCGCATCCGGCGCATTGTGAGCATGGCGTTCAACGTAAGCCGGTTCAAAAAACTGGAGCCGCGCATCCGCGAACTGGCGATTAACATGATTGGTCAGTTTCAGGCCGACGGCCACGCCGAAATGGTCCGTCAGCTGGCCTACGACCTACCCGCCTTCGTTATATTCATGCTGCTGGGCGTTCCTAACGAAGATGTGCAGCAGGTAAAAAGCTGGGCCGAAAGCCGTTTGCTGATGACCTGGGGCGACCTCACCGAAGACGAGCAGCTGGTGCATGCCGAGAACATGATCAAGTACTGGAACTACTGCCAGAACCTAGTGAAGCTACGCCACGAAAACCCCACCGACGACCTCCCCGGCGACCTGGTGCGGCTTCAGGCCGAAGGGCACGAAATCAGCGACCGCGAGATTGCCGCCATGTGCTACAGTCAGCTGTTTGCAGGCCACGAGACCACAACCTCGCTCATCGGCAATGGCATCCGGGAGTTGCTGCTCAAACGCGAAAGCTGGGAGGCTATCTGCGCCAACCCGGCCCTGATTCCGAACGCGATTGAAGAGGTGCTGCGGTACTCGCCCTCGATTGTGTCATGGCGTCGGCGCGCGCTCGAAGACAGCATCGTCGGCGGGGTACACATCCCGGCCGGCTCCAATTTGCTGCTCGTAATGGGCTCAGCCAACCGCGACGAAGCTCAGTTCGAACAAGGCGAAACCTTTGATATTGAGCGAACCAACGCCAAAGAGCACCTGTCGTTCGGGTACGGGATTCACTTCTGCCTCGGCTCCCCGCTGGCCAAGCTCGAATCCAAAATTGTGCTTGAAGAACTCACCCGCCTGATCCCGAACCTCCGTATCAAACCGGATCAGGCATTCAAATTTGCCCCCAACACCTCATTCCGCGCACCAGTAGCCGTAGAGGTGGAGTGGACATAA
- a CDS encoding PEP/pyruvate-binding domain-containing protein translates to MKYTLFFKEAQPEDYPLLGGKGASLASMSAANLPVPVGFCVTTHAYSAFLHASDLFDTIMAQVEQVDCANVAELDRQSAEIRALILDKPLPAEVESVIRSSYRQLCDLTGLPGTLPVAVRSSATAEDLPDASFAGQQDTYLWVVGEDEVIEHVRRCWASLYTARAINYRRNGNIPENDVLMSVVVQKMVNARTAGVAMTLNPTNGDRSKIVIDASWGLGEAVVSGEVTPDNFLVDKVMLEIIKADIQHKAVEHVPDRVNRRVITRDIEPDRAAQPCLSDDEVKAVCRIAKTIEKHYRCPQDIEWALDADLPDGENFTLLQSRPETVWTQKKATTQATTKTGMEGILNTLMNPLAARQ, encoded by the coding sequence ATGAAGTATACCCTTTTTTTCAAAGAAGCCCAACCCGAAGACTACCCGCTGCTGGGTGGTAAGGGCGCTAGTTTGGCCAGCATGAGCGCGGCTAACCTGCCCGTACCGGTTGGTTTTTGCGTGACAACCCACGCCTACTCGGCGTTTTTGCACGCATCGGATCTGTTCGATACCATCATGGCGCAGGTCGAACAGGTCGACTGTGCCAATGTGGCTGAACTCGACCGGCAGTCGGCCGAAATCCGGGCCCTGATTTTGGACAAGCCCCTGCCTGCCGAGGTTGAATCGGTGATTCGGAGCTCGTACCGGCAACTGTGCGACCTCACCGGCCTGCCCGGCACCCTGCCCGTAGCGGTGCGGTCGAGCGCAACGGCCGAGGACCTGCCCGACGCCAGCTTTGCCGGTCAGCAGGACACCTACCTCTGGGTAGTGGGCGAAGACGAGGTGATCGAACACGTACGCCGGTGCTGGGCCAGCCTCTACACGGCCCGCGCTATCAATTACCGCCGGAATGGCAACATCCCCGAAAACGATGTGCTGATGAGCGTGGTGGTACAGAAAATGGTCAACGCCCGCACGGCCGGGGTAGCCATGACCCTCAATCCCACCAACGGCGACCGTTCCAAAATTGTGATTGATGCCTCCTGGGGCCTGGGCGAAGCCGTGGTGTCGGGCGAGGTAACCCCCGATAACTTCCTGGTGGACAAGGTGATGCTGGAAATCATCAAAGCAGACATTCAGCACAAGGCCGTTGAACACGTCCCCGACCGCGTAAACCGCCGGGTAATCACGCGCGACATAGAACCCGACCGGGCCGCCCAGCCCTGCCTCTCCGACGACGAGGTGAAGGCCGTGTGCCGAATCGCTAAAACGATTGAGAAGCACTACCGATGCCCGCAGGATATTGAGTGGGCGCTGGATGCCGACCTTCCCGACGGCGAGAACTTCACACTCCTGCAAAGCCGCCCCGAAACGGTCTGGACGCAGAAAAAAGCGACAACGCAGGCAACCACCAAAACCGGCATGGAGGGCATTCTGAACACCCTGATGAACCCGCTGGCCGCCCGTCAGTAA
- a CDS encoding PEP-utilizing enzyme, with protein MDHKFISPYDHHAPAGAENWKDLYPYYMVFQDNLKESENAKFFFCDSQHWPNVFKPFDAITVEFAVKCLGQYNTRQWLIPPANGIDFKIHNGYCYMSPVAVAPELIGERVPQFLERAGYYFQNWNDLLDNWHKKVKATIDEMEAVTFEPLPEVIPMDWVTGGVGLDPTYHLIHNYTKMIDLCYKTWMYHFEFLNLGYAAYLDFFGFCKEAFPGIPDLSIAKMVQGIDSELFRPDDELRKLAKRAVELGVADTIVNHDLTTALAALAETEAGQQWIAAWEGAKYPWFNFTVGNGFYSTDKYWIEHLDIPFGYVQDYTRKVQAGVSIDRPTEAIAAERDRITEEYRDSLFDEEAQAAFDGKLGLARVVFPYVENHNFYIEHWAMSVFWRKMRELANVLTGAGFFADPNDMFYFRREEIQNLLFDYGRGWAMGVPAIGPSYLPGEVARRKAIVDALSTAPPKPAFNEPPAVVTEPFTIMLWGITTESVQGWLSTAEVTNKLKGMAASPGTVEGVARVINNPDELGQLQEGEILVTRVTAPSWAPVFGKIKATVTDIGGMMSHAAIVCREYGLPAVTGTGSASTTIKTGDLIRVNGAQGEVTILQAA; from the coding sequence ATGGATCACAAATTCATTAGCCCGTATGACCACCACGCGCCAGCGGGTGCCGAGAATTGGAAAGACCTGTACCCGTACTACATGGTGTTTCAGGACAACCTCAAGGAGTCGGAAAATGCCAAGTTTTTCTTCTGCGATTCGCAACACTGGCCCAACGTGTTTAAGCCGTTCGATGCCATTACGGTTGAGTTTGCCGTGAAATGCCTCGGGCAGTACAACACCCGGCAGTGGCTCATTCCGCCCGCCAACGGTATCGACTTCAAAATTCACAATGGCTACTGCTACATGAGCCCCGTAGCCGTGGCCCCCGAGCTGATTGGTGAGCGCGTACCGCAGTTTCTGGAGCGAGCCGGGTACTATTTCCAGAACTGGAACGACCTGCTCGACAACTGGCACAAAAAAGTAAAAGCTACCATCGACGAGATGGAAGCCGTTACGTTTGAGCCGCTCCCCGAGGTCATTCCGATGGACTGGGTAACGGGCGGTGTGGGCCTCGACCCTACCTACCACCTGATTCACAACTATACCAAAATGATTGATCTGTGCTATAAGACATGGATGTATCATTTTGAATTTTTGAACCTTGGCTATGCGGCTTACCTCGACTTCTTCGGGTTCTGCAAAGAGGCTTTCCCCGGTATCCCCGACCTGTCGATTGCCAAAATGGTGCAGGGTATTGACTCGGAACTGTTCCGGCCCGACGATGAACTGCGGAAACTGGCCAAGCGGGCCGTGGAGCTGGGCGTTGCCGACACCATTGTCAACCACGACCTCACAACGGCTTTGGCGGCCCTCGCCGAAACCGAAGCCGGGCAACAGTGGATTGCCGCCTGGGAAGGAGCCAAGTACCCCTGGTTCAATTTTACGGTGGGCAACGGCTTCTACTCGACCGATAAGTACTGGATTGAGCATCTGGACATTCCGTTCGGTTACGTGCAAGACTACACCCGCAAGGTGCAGGCTGGCGTCAGCATTGACCGCCCAACTGAGGCCATTGCCGCCGAGCGCGACCGAATCACTGAGGAGTATCGCGACTCGCTCTTCGACGAGGAAGCTCAGGCTGCTTTTGATGGCAAGCTGGGGCTGGCGCGCGTGGTGTTCCCCTACGTAGAGAATCATAATTTCTATATCGAGCACTGGGCGATGAGCGTTTTCTGGCGGAAAATGCGCGAACTGGCCAACGTGCTGACCGGGGCTGGCTTCTTCGCCGACCCGAACGATATGTTCTACTTCCGGCGCGAAGAAATCCAGAACCTCCTGTTCGACTACGGCCGGGGTTGGGCTATGGGCGTACCGGCCATTGGGCCGAGCTACCTGCCCGGCGAAGTGGCCCGCCGGAAAGCCATTGTCGACGCCCTGTCGACGGCACCGCCCAAGCCGGCCTTCAACGAGCCACCCGCCGTGGTAACCGAGCCGTTTACGATTATGCTGTGGGGCATCACCACCGAAAGCGTGCAGGGCTGGCTGAGCACGGCAGAGGTAACCAACAAGCTGAAAGGCATGGCGGCCTCGCCCGGAACGGTGGAAGGAGTGGCCCGGGTCATCAACAATCCGGATGAGCTGGGGCAGTTGCAGGAAGGTGAAATTCTGGTGACGCGGGTCACGGCTCCCAGCTGGGCACCGGTGTTTGGCAAGATCAAAGCTACGGTTACCGACATTGGCGGTATGATGTCGCACGCGGCCATCGTATGCCGGGAGTATGGCCTCCCCGCCGTGACCGGAACGGGCTCAGCCAGCACGACCATCAAAACCGGCGACCTTATCCGGGTCAATGGTGCACAGGGCGAAGTAACGATTTTACAGGCAGCTTAA
- a CDS encoding HD domain-containing protein: protein MDDAHSTILKAAETYMRVRQNDVHIPISFGYAMRLAELYPEADRDIVAAAIILHDIGWYSIDEDDIFKKGFQTENYLYSDVRYLHESEGVRLSAPLLKELGYSNEFIERVGTIIDGHDTRREARSLEDQIVRDADKLWRFTVTGVSIASTWFKLVPSQYCRRLVTEVIPYLHLPESVAMAEADLTETRATLCCDVI from the coding sequence ATGGACGACGCCCACTCAACCATCCTGAAAGCGGCCGAAACGTATATGCGGGTGCGCCAGAATGATGTGCATATTCCGATTTCGTTTGGGTACGCCATGCGGCTTGCCGAGTTGTACCCCGAAGCCGATAGAGACATTGTGGCTGCGGCCATTATTCTGCACGACATCGGCTGGTACTCCATCGACGAGGACGATATTTTCAAAAAAGGGTTTCAAACCGAAAACTACCTCTACAGCGATGTGCGCTACCTCCACGAGTCGGAGGGCGTACGGCTGTCGGCCCCCTTGCTGAAAGAACTGGGGTATTCGAATGAGTTTATCGAGCGTGTAGGCACCATCATCGACGGGCACGATACCCGCCGGGAAGCCCGCTCCCTCGAAGACCAAATTGTGCGCGATGCCGACAAGCTCTGGCGATTTACCGTAACGGGTGTCAGCATTGCCAGCACCTGGTTCAAACTGGTTCCGAGTCAGTACTGCCGCCGGCTCGTGACCGAAGTGATTCCTTATCTGCACTTGCCCGAATCGGTAGCGATGGCCGAGGCCGACCTCACCGAAACCCGCGCAACCTTGTGCTGTGACGTAATCTGA